One Lemur catta isolate mLemCat1 chromosome 15, mLemCat1.pri, whole genome shotgun sequence genomic window carries:
- the TMC8 gene encoding LOW QUALITY PROTEIN: transmembrane channel-like protein 8 (The sequence of the model RefSeq protein was modified relative to this genomic sequence to represent the inferred CDS: inserted 2 bases in 1 codon) yields MLRQWSVQSGQAPGGPEPEPAAEELWESEMERLCASRAPVRTLPYAMADKRFIRQLREPEGVKTSCWQSWQRKRRMAGRRLGEAAQRLARGFGLWEGSLYEIGGLFGTGIQSYFTFLRFLLLLNLLTVLVTASFVLLPLAWLHPRDPGPSMNLTLQCPSSHQPQTGVPKFHNQLWNVLTGRAFSNTYLFYGAYRVGPESSSAYSIRLAYLLSPLACLLLCLCGTLRRMVKGLPQKPLLDRDYRVPVSAKVFSSWDFCIQVQEAATIKKHAISNEFKVELEESHRFQLVQQQSPAQRACHLLSYLRVNVLIGLLVVGAISAIFWATKYSQDNKEESLFVLFQYLPPGVIALVNFLGPLLFVFLVQLENYPPNTEVNLILIWCVVLKLASLGMFSFSLGQTMLCIGRNKTSCEPYGYNACDYQCWENSVGQELYKLSTFNFLLTVAFAFLVSLPRRLLVERFSGRFWTWLDREEFLVPKNVLDIVAGQTVTWMGLFYCPLLPLLNSIFIFLTFYIKKYTLLRNSRASQRLFRASSSTFFFQLVLLLGLLLAVVPLGFVVTSIHSSWDCGLFTNYSAPLQVVPELVALRLPPPGQRALHYLSSHAFSFPVLVTLSLALTVCVSQSRANARAIRGLRKQLLWQVQEKWHLVEDLSRLLPELDPGEYPCPESPHSRASHRRPFCPGFPCPGSPGPRSLGPGPSLADPGLRSPGPGXRGPPKPARRFRLPSGTELQHPNPAYP; encoded by the exons ATGCTGCGGCAGTGGTCGGTGCAGTCGGGACAGGCCCCCGGGGGGCCGGAACCTGAGCCGGCCGCCGAGGAGCTGTGGGAGTCGGAGATGGAGCGGCTGTGCGCGTCCCGCGCGCCCGTGCGCACGCTGCCCTACGCCATGGCCGACAAGCGCTTCATCCG GCAGCTGCGGGAGCCCGAGGGGGTGAAGACCTCATGCTGGCAGTCGTGGCAACGCAAGCGGCGGATGGCAGGACGGCGCCTGGGGGAGGCAGCGCAGCGGCTGGCCCGGGGCTTTGGGCTCTGGGAGGGGTCTCTCTACGAGATTGGGG GCCTCTTTGGCACTGGAATCCAGTCCTACTTCACCTTCCTTCGCTTCCTGCTGCTGCTCAACCTGCTGACGGTGCTGGTCACGGCCAGCTTCGTGCTGCTGCCCCTGGCCTGGCTCCACCCCCGTGACCCAGGCCCCTCCATGAACTTGA CCCTCCAGTGCCCCAGCAGCCACCAGCCCCAAACTGGTGTCCCGAAGTTCCACAATCAactttggaatgttttaactgGCAGG GCCTTCAGCAACACCTATCTCTTCTATGGCGCCTACCGGGTGGGGCCCGAGAGCAGCTCGGCCTACAGCATCCGCCTGGCCTACCTCCTCAGCCCGCTGGCCTGCCTGCTGCTCTGCCTCTGTGGGACCCTGCGGCG GATGGTGAAGGGGCTGCCGCAGAAGCCACTCCTGGATCGGGACTACAGGGTGCCTGTCAGCGCCAAGGTCTTCTCCTCCTGGGACTTCTGCATCCAGGTGCAGGAAGCGGCCACCATCAAGAAGCATGCGATCAGCAATGAGTTCAAG gtggagctggaggagagCCATCGCTTCCAGCTGGTGCAGCAGCAGTCCCCGGCCCAGAGGGCCTGCCACCTGCTCAGCTACCTGCGGGTCAACGTCCTCATTGGGCTGCTGGTGGTTGGGGCCATCAGTGCCATCTTCTGGGCCACCAAGTACTCACAGGACAACAAGGAG GAGTCCCTGTTTGTGCTGTTCCAGTACCTGCCCCCTGGCGTCATCGCCCTGGTCAACTTTCTGGGTCCCCTGTTGTTTGTGTTCTTGGTCCAGCTGGAGAATTATCCTCCTAACACCGAGGTCAACCTCATCCTTATCTG GTGCGTGGTGCTGAAGTTGGCCAGCCTGGGCATGTTCTCCTTCTCGCTGGGTCAGACCATGCTGTGCATCGGCAGAAACAAGACCAGCTGTGAGCCCTACGGCTACAACGCCTGTGACTACCAG TGCTGGGAGAACTCGGTGGGGCAGGAACTATACAAGCTGAGCACCTTCAACTTCCTCCTCACTGTGGCCTTCGCCTTCCTGGTCAGCCTGCCTCGGAG GCTGCTGGTGGAGAGGTTCTCAGGTCGCTTCTGGACCTGGCTGGACCGGGAGGAGTTCCTGGTGCCCAAGAACGTGCTGGACATCGTGGCAGGGCAGACAGTCACCTGGATGGGCCTCTTCTACTGCCCCCTGCTGCCCTTGCTGAACAGCATCTTCATCTTCCTCACCTTCTACATCAAGAAG TACACCCTCCTGAGGAACTCCAGGGCGTCTCAGCGGCTCTTCCGGGCCTCCAGCTCCACCTTCTTCTTCCAGCTGGTGCTGCTCCTGGGCCTGCTCCTGGCCGTGGTGCCCCTGGGCTTCGTGGTCACCAG CATCCACTCCTCCTGGGACTGCGGCCTCTTCACCAACTACTCGGCCCCCTTGCAGGTGGTCCCAGAGCTGGTGGCCCTCCGGCTCCCACCCCCTGGCCAGCGTGCCCTCCACTACCTCAGTTCCCACGCCTTCAGCTTTCCTGTCCTCGTCACGCTCAG CCTCGCCCTGACCGTGTGCGTCTCCCAGTCCCGGGCCAACGCGAGGGCCATCCGCGGGCTCCGGAAGCAGCTGCTGTGG CAGGTCCAGGAGAAGTGGCACCTGGTAGAGGACTTGTCGCGGCTGCTGCCGGAGCTGGACCCGGGCGAATATCCGTGCCCCGAGTCCCCTCACTCCCGAGCCTCGCACCGGCGGCCCTTCTGCCCCGGATTCCCGTGCCCGGGCTCCCCGGGCCCCAGGTCCCTCGGGCCGGGACCCTCCCTCGCGGATCCCGGGCTGCGCTCTCCGGGCCCTGG TCGCGGTCCTCCGAAGCCCGCCCGCAGGTTCCGCCTCCCCAGCGGCACGGAGCTGCAACACCCTAACCCTGCCTACCCCTAA